The genomic stretch AAATCATCAATGAAAGAGACATAGTATACATACCCACTCAGAGAACTGGATGACATCGGACTGCATACACCGTAGTGGATAATCTCCAAGATTCCTTTTGCTTTGCTTTCACTGCTTGGAAATGCCTTCTTAATGTTCTTTCCTTTTGCACATCCTTTGAAAACACCTTCATGCTTTGACTGGATTTTGGGAAGACCTTCTACTGCTTTTCTTGCAAGTGGTAGTGCCCTATAGTGCACATGTGCAAGCCTTCTATGCCAAAGTTCACTTGGCTCCATGGATTCATGCACCATGGCATGTTCAGGTTGTCCCTTCAATTTATACAAACCTCCCTCTTGCTCTCCAATCACTACTGCATCATCTATGGTCTTTCCCTTTGGCCACATTAGGACTTGGCCATCTACAAATGCAACCCTCATACCTTTTGCATCCAATGCAGAGATGGAGAGTAAGTTCTTCTTGAGCCCAGGTACATAAAGGACTTCTTTCATCTTC from Poseidonibacter antarcticus encodes the following:
- a CDS encoding GAG-pre-integrase domain-containing protein, whose product is CNDWLIDSGASKHMTGFKESFVNLSEHESPHKVKLGDDYQYPIKGSGEASYNLDSGKSLKMKEVLYVPGLKKNLLSISALDAKGMRVAFVDGQVLMWPKGKTIDDAVVIGEQEGGLYKLKGQPEHAMVHESMEPSELWHRRLAHVHYRALPLARKAVEGLPKIQSKHEGVFKGCAKGKNIKKAFPSSESKAKGILEIIHYGVCSPMSSSSLSGYVYYVSFIDD